From the Streptomyces sp. NBC_01216 genome, the window GCGAAGTCGCCCGCGCCTTCGACCAGGTCCACCGTGAGGCCGTCCGGCTCGCCGCCGAGCAGGCCATGCTCCGGGGCAACGTCAACGCGATCTTCACCAACCTGTCCCGGCGCAACCAGTCGCTGATCGAGGGCCAGCTGACCCTGATCACCGACCTGGAGAACAACGAGGCCGACCCGGACCAGCTGGAGAACCTCTTCCGTCTGGACCACCTGGCCACCCGTATGCGCCGCAACGGCGAGAACCTCCTGGTCCTCGCCGGCGAGGAGCCCGGCCGCCGCTGGGACCAGCCGGTCCCGCTGGTCGACGTGATGCGTGCCGCCTCCTCAGAGGTGGAACAGTACGAGCGCATCGAGCTGGCCGGTGTCCCGGAGGCGGAGATCCACGGCCAGGCCGTGACCGACCTGGTGCACCTGCTCGCCGAGCTGCTGGAGAACGCGACCACGTTCTCCTCCCCGCAGACGAAGGTCCGGGTCACCGCGACCCGGCTGCCGGACGGCCGGGTGATGGTGGAGATCCACGACAAGGGCATCGGCCTGACCGCCGAGGACTTCGCGGACATCAACCACCGGCTGGCCAACCCGCCGACCGTGGACGCCGCCGTCTCGCAGCGCATGGGCCTGTTCGTGGTCGGCCGTCTGGCGGACCGCCACGGCATCCGCGTCCAGCTCCGCCCGTCCGGCGAGCAGGCCGGTACGACCTCCCTGGTCATGCTGCCCGACGCGATCACCCACGGTGGTGGCGGCGAGGCGGTGCCCGACAGCGACTTCACCGTCTCTCAGATCATCCCGCAGCAGGGCCATCACGACTTCGACTCCGGCCAGCAGCCCATGCGGACCGCGGCGGAGCTCGGCTTCGACGACTCCCGCTACGAGCAGCAGGCCGACGAGCAGCAGCTCGACCCGGTGAACCGCTCGCTCCAGCGCGAGGAACGCCGGGCGTCCCTGGAGGCTCAGGCCCAGGCCGGCGAACGCCCGCTGTTCCAGGACGAGGTCGAATCCTCACAGCAGGCGTACGTACAGCAGGAGCACGAGCAGGGCTACGCTCCCGAGCAGGAGTACGTCCAGGAGTACGGTGCCGATTTCGGCGGGTCCCCGGAACACTCCGGTTACGAGGCGACCCCCTCGCGGGAAACCGGTTACGGGACGTCCCCGCAGGACTACGATGCTTACGGCGCGACCTCCGGCGGGTACCCCGAGTCCAGCTATGCGGAATCGGCACACCCGGGCCAGGACCAGGGCCACACGCAGTATGAGAATTCCTATGACCCCCAGGCCCAGCAGGGCGAGTGGGCTGATCAGGGTGCGTATCAGGGCGACTACGGTCAGCAGTACGGAGCTGAAACGGAATCTGCCCCCAGCGCTCCCGAAGCGGCTTCCGAGCGCGTAGGCTTCGACCGTCCGGGTTCCACCCCGAACCCCACCCAGGACGCCGGCCACGCGCTGACCGACGCCGGTCTGCCGCGCCGTGGAAGCACTGCCGCGCAGGTGCCCCAGGCAGCGCAGCAGCCGCTCCCCACACGGACGGGTCAGCAGAACGAAGCGGCCGGTTCCGACGACTGGCGCTCGACCAACGACGAGCGCTGGGAGCGGGCCGAGAAGCTCCGTGACCCGAAGGCGGGCGGGGTCACCCCCTCCGGTCTTCCTCGACGGGTCCCCAAGGCCAATCTGGTCGAGGGAACGGCGGAGCAGACCCCGCAGGGCGGCCCACAGGTCTCCCGCGCCCCCGAGGACGTGCGGGGCAGGTTGAGCAACCTGCGCCGTGGTGTTCAGCAGGGACGCAACGCGGGAACGGACACGAACGGACCGGGCCACGGCCCGGGCAGTACCTACAACCAGGAGCGTTAGTGTGAGCATGAGCCAGGCGGCGCAGAATCTGAACTGGTTGATCACCAACTTCGTGGACAACACCCCCGGGGTGTCCCACACTGTGGTGGTCTCCGCCGACGGACTCCTGCTGGCGATGTCCGAGGGCTTCCCCCGGGACCGAGCCGACCAGCTGGCGGCCGTCGCCTCCGGACTGACCTCGCTGACCGCGGGCGCGTCCCGGATCTTCGAGGGCGGTGCGGTCA encodes:
- a CDS encoding sensor histidine kinase, whose amino-acid sequence is MRRSTESSAEQQARGNFTPARTMTPPAEVPEVPQSASGGAGGSSRLSPRNWRVPTKLNAILLIPVLVGLVMGGFQVKGSIDTWQEAQNAEKTALIVRAASEYSQALLNERDLTAAPLLTAKTSSDRESAAVTQAYSATDEAKAKFDQVVTNMPEGEGLERRLDLFRTEEPKLEALRKVAYSTSLDPVNTQLGYIGIQHYLMEFSNELGLGTGNITSYGRTVYAIQLAQAAESLQRSIGMQLLVRPSQKSAVFAQQSVAFTSYNYLEQIALGEYKSGGTQEDVDRLKQVMTAKATEGAKKLAEAELDPPKDDEGSVYGGMARAIGAAKDADAIKDLREQDVTPETWMAAATAKFDGYTEVEKELVDKAVNEAAAISDDAKTDAFVSGGIVVIALLAAFIIAGIMARQMSRSMQQLRTAAFGIAEQRLPMLVDQLSRTEPGRVDTRVQPIPIDTQDEIGEVARAFDQVHREAVRLAAEQAMLRGNVNAIFTNLSRRNQSLIEGQLTLITDLENNEADPDQLENLFRLDHLATRMRRNGENLLVLAGEEPGRRWDQPVPLVDVMRAASSEVEQYERIELAGVPEAEIHGQAVTDLVHLLAELLENATTFSSPQTKVRVTATRLPDGRVMVEIHDKGIGLTAEDFADINHRLANPPTVDAAVSQRMGLFVVGRLADRHGIRVQLRPSGEQAGTTSLVMLPDAITHGGGGEAVPDSDFTVSQIIPQQGHHDFDSGQQPMRTAAELGFDDSRYEQQADEQQLDPVNRSLQREERRASLEAQAQAGERPLFQDEVESSQQAYVQQEHEQGYAPEQEYVQEYGADFGGSPEHSGYEATPSRETGYGTSPQDYDAYGATSGGYPESSYAESAHPGQDQGHTQYENSYDPQAQQGEWADQGAYQGDYGQQYGAETESAPSAPEAASERVGFDRPGSTPNPTQDAGHALTDAGLPRRGSTAAQVPQAAQQPLPTRTGQQNEAAGSDDWRSTNDERWERAEKLRDPKAGGVTPSGLPRRVPKANLVEGTAEQTPQGGPQVSRAPEDVRGRLSNLRRGVQQGRNAGTDTNGPGHGPGSTYNQER
- a CDS encoding roadblock/LC7 domain-containing protein, coding for MSQAAQNLNWLITNFVDNTPGVSHTVVVSADGLLLAMSEGFPRDRADQLAAVASGLTSLTAGASRIFEGGAVNQTVVEMERGFLFIMSISDGSSLAVLSHPEADIGLVGYEMALLVDRAGSVLTPDLRAELQGSLLN